A single genomic interval of Pleurocapsa minor HA4230-MV1 harbors:
- a CDS encoding clan AA aspartic protease has translation MISGVVSNGYATLPVIFRLPNQPNFSINFVIDTGFTDYLCLPSEAVAVLGLPFLYDLPANLANNSNVLLPVHEAIILWHEKEREIRVLATGRKPLLGRALLDCQELTIQFIEGGLVTIKQLES, from the coding sequence GTGATTTCTGGTGTGGTATCTAACGGATATGCAACACTTCCTGTCATCTTTCGTTTGCCCAATCAACCTAACTTTTCGATAAATTTTGTTATCGATACGGGCTTTACAGATTATCTTTGTTTACCTTCAGAAGCTGTAGCTGTATTGGGTTTACCTTTTTTATACGATTTACCTGCCAATTTAGCTAATAATAGCAATGTTCTCTTACCTGTACATGAGGCAATTATTCTTTGGCATGAAAAAGAAAGAGAAATTCGTGTACTGGCTACAGGAAGAAAACCTTTATTAGGAAGAGCTTTACTTGATTGCCAGGAACTTACAATTCAGTTTATAGAAGGTGGTTTGGTTACAATTAAACAACTTGAATCATGA
- a CDS encoding addiction module protein: protein MRSIEQLTEEILSLPSASRAILADKLVESLEFDTDSTIQSIWVTEAKRRRNEIQDGSVKPIPGEQALAEVRRLIEP from the coding sequence ATGCGGTCGATTGAACAGCTGACAGAAGAAATATTATCCTTGCCTAGCGCATCAAGAGCAATCCTTGCAGACAAGTTGGTAGAAAGTTTAGAATTCGACACCGACTCAACAATTCAATCGATTTGGGTGACTGAAGCAAAAAGACGAAGAAATGAGATTCAGGATGGCTCGGTAAAACCAATTCCAGGGGAGCAAGCATTGGCTGAGGTTAGACGACTGATTGAGCCATGA
- a CDS encoding type II toxin-antitoxin system RelE/ParE family toxin: MRYVFHPEALTEYTEAVKYYTEHRVEVAQAFINAIEDTVYRIKESPTRYVVVDDEVRRCMARKFPYGILYTIELVFR, from the coding sequence ATGAGGTATGTGTTTCACCCAGAAGCTCTCACTGAATATACTGAAGCTGTTAAATATTATACAGAGCATAGAGTTGAAGTTGCACAAGCATTTATCAATGCGATCGAAGATACAGTTTATCGAATTAAAGAATCTCCCACTCGTTATGTTGTTGTAGATGATGAAGTTCGACGATGTATGGCGCGTAAGTTTCCTTATGGAATCCTTTATACAATCGAGTTGGTTTTTAGGTAG
- a CDS encoding sensor histidine kinase KdpD — translation MIEGNEIDASFAYEYSQRRGKHRIYIGMSPGVGKTYRMLLEAKCLLAEGIDVVIGLLETHGREETAEVAAGLELIPRQQIKRGNNTLTEMDTEAILARQPQLVLIDELAHTNVPGSQREKRYQDVEIVLAAGIDVFSTVNIQHLESLNDLVAKITGVVVRERIPDRLLDEADEVVVVDVTPETLQERLREGKIYTPDKIEQSLQNFFQRHNLVALRELALREIADNLEEMAESTTPKDKYCSIHERVLVCISTHPNSSHLLRRGARLASQMRSRLYVLYVSNPDRFLTKEESLYLETCEKLLEQFGGEFIRVNSNNITQAIAETAKKYYITQVVLGQTQRSRWQLFLHSSPVQELLKVLHDVDLHIISTKKPVSIKPL, via the coding sequence ATGATTGAAGGTAATGAAATAGACGCTTCTTTTGCTTACGAATACTCTCAACGTCGCGGTAAACACAGAATTTATATTGGGATGTCTCCAGGAGTTGGCAAAACTTACCGTATGTTACTGGAAGCTAAATGTTTATTGGCAGAAGGTATTGATGTTGTTATTGGGTTATTAGAAACTCACGGTAGAGAAGAAACCGCCGAAGTAGCAGCAGGTTTAGAGTTAATTCCCCGTCAGCAAATTAAGCGAGGCAATAATACCTTGACTGAAATGGACACGGAGGCAATTCTTGCTCGTCAACCACAATTAGTATTAATCGATGAATTAGCACATACTAATGTACCAGGTTCGCAGCGAGAAAAACGTTATCAAGATGTGGAAATAGTTTTAGCAGCAGGTATTGATGTTTTTTCTACGGTTAATATTCAACACTTAGAAAGTCTGAATGATTTGGTGGCTAAAATTACGGGAGTCGTAGTGCGAGAGAGGATTCCAGATCGTTTATTAGATGAAGCTGACGAAGTTGTGGTAGTTGATGTTACTCCAGAAACTCTACAAGAACGTCTTAGGGAAGGAAAAATCTATACTCCCGACAAAATCGAGCAATCTTTACAGAATTTTTTCCAGCGACATAATTTAGTCGCGCTGCGAGAATTAGCACTGCGAGAAATCGCCGATAATCTCGAAGAGATGGCTGAATCAACCACTCCTAAAGATAAATACTGTAGTATTCATGAACGAGTTTTAGTTTGCATTTCTACTCATCCTAATTCGTCGCATTTATTAAGAAGAGGAGCAAGACTTGCCAGTCAAATGCGATCGCGTCTATATGTTTTATATGTCAGTAACCCCGATCGCTTTTTAACTAAAGAAGAAAGTTTGTATTTAGAAACCTGCGAAAAGTTATTAGAGCAATTTGGTGGTGAATTTATTCGGGTAAATAGTAATAATATTACTCAAGCGATCGCCGAAACTGCAAAGAAGTATTATATTACCCAAGTAGTATTAGGACAAACGCAGCGATCGCGTTGGCAGTTATTTTTACATAGTTCTCCAGTACAAGAGCTGCTGAAAGTTCTTCACGATGTCGATCTACATATTATTTCAACCAAAAAACCAGTATCAATAAAACCACTATAA
- the purT gene encoding formate-dependent phosphoribosylglycinamide formyltransferase, whose translation MKNLQLPQKIMLLGAGELGKEFVIAAQRLGNYVIAIDSYPNAPAMQVADTSEVISMLNGDDLERVVQKHQPKFIVPEIEAIRTEKLEEFEHRGITVIPTAAATNYTMNRDRIRDLAANKLGIRTAKYAYATSLEELIQVSAEIGFPNVVKPVMSSSGKGQSIVKSASEVEQAWSNAIAGARGDTQKIIVEEFIDFELEITLMTVKQWDAATIFCPPIGHRQERGDYQESWQPAAICKEKIQQAEAIATKVTDALGGAGIFGVEFFITQDEVIFSELSPRPHDTGMVTLISQNLNEFELHLRAILGIPIPQIELFAPAASAVILAQKHSSEINFTNVAQALTEVDTDLRLFGKPDSRPYRRMGVALAKAETTELARAKALKVAKTISLV comes from the coding sequence ATGAAGAATCTACAACTACCTCAAAAAATCATGCTTCTGGGTGCAGGAGAGTTAGGCAAAGAGTTTGTGATTGCAGCTCAACGTTTAGGAAATTATGTGATTGCGATTGATAGTTATCCTAATGCTCCAGCAATGCAGGTAGCTGACACTTCAGAAGTGATTTCCATGCTCAATGGTGATGATTTAGAAAGAGTAGTGCAGAAACATCAGCCAAAGTTTATCGTGCCAGAGATTGAAGCGATTCGTACCGAAAAGCTAGAGGAATTTGAACATCGAGGAATCACCGTCATTCCTACCGCAGCAGCGACTAACTACACGATGAATCGCGATCGCATTCGGGATTTAGCTGCTAACAAACTGGGTATTCGTACTGCCAAATATGCCTACGCTACTAGCTTAGAAGAATTAATTCAGGTGTCGGCAGAGATTGGTTTTCCTAACGTGGTTAAACCAGTCATGTCTTCTTCGGGAAAGGGTCAATCAATAGTAAAATCAGCCTCAGAAGTAGAGCAAGCTTGGTCAAATGCGATCGCAGGAGCCAGGGGAGATACCCAAAAAATAATCGTGGAAGAGTTTATTGATTTTGAACTCGAAATTACCTTGATGACGGTCAAACAGTGGGATGCTGCCACGATCTTTTGTCCTCCTATTGGTCATCGTCAGGAGCGAGGCGATTATCAAGAGTCTTGGCAACCCGCAGCAATCTGCAAAGAGAAAATTCAACAAGCAGAAGCGATCGCCACTAAAGTTACGGATGCTTTAGGTGGTGCAGGAATCTTTGGTGTCGAGTTTTTCATTACTCAAGATGAGGTGATTTTTTCCGAACTATCTCCTCGTCCTCATGATACAGGCATGGTGACCTTAATTTCCCAAAATCTGAATGAATTTGAACTGCATTTACGAGCTATTCTAGGCATACCCATCCCGCAAATAGAACTTTTTGCCCCTGCTGCCAGCGCCGTAATTTTGGCTCAGAAACATTCATCAGAAATCAACTTCACCAATGTAGCTCAGGCTTTGACAGAAGTAGATACTGACTTACGGTTATTTGGCAAACCAGATTCTCGTCCCTATCGTCGAATGGGAGTTGCCCTAGCTAAAGCAGAAACTACAGAATTAGCTAGAGCAAAAGCGTTAAAAGTAGCAAAGACGATTTCTTTGGTCTAA
- a CDS encoding YciI family protein, whose amino-acid sequence MPTFVKIETGIVNKSIFDQYVSAHKAYVRQLIAQGHKAKTGYWGELGGGMLLFEANSLPEAQAIVAQDPLVVNNCVKYELHEWCIVVE is encoded by the coding sequence ATGCCAACATTTGTCAAAATAGAAACAGGAATTGTTAATAAATCAATTTTTGACCAATACGTGTCGGCTCATAAGGCGTATGTTCGCCAATTAATTGCTCAAGGACATAAGGCAAAAACTGGTTATTGGGGAGAATTAGGTGGAGGAATGCTCCTTTTTGAAGCTAATTCACTACCAGAAGCCCAAGCAATAGTAGCTCAAGATCCTCTTGTCGTCAATAACTGTGTCAAATATGAATTGCACGAATGGTGCATTGTAGTTGAATAA